A DNA window from Mucilaginibacter xinganensis contains the following coding sequences:
- a CDS encoding Crp/Fnr family transcriptional regulator, whose protein sequence is MEEFINYILKFGNLNKQQTDFLMSKAKTLELHKDEYFSEAGKIPRQVGFLLEGVIRFCYYNNKGEEITHSFSEENHFVSDQQKFEAQVVASEYIQAVTNCRLLVFSKKDWDEIGNTIICWEAIKGLIEKNCLLKTIERRSPLVSEDATTRYLSFIEQFPGLVNRIPLSHIASYLGITQQSLSRIRKNIR, encoded by the coding sequence ATGGAAGAGTTTATCAATTACATATTGAAGTTTGGCAATCTGAATAAGCAGCAAACAGATTTCCTTATGAGCAAAGCAAAAACGCTGGAACTTCATAAAGATGAATATTTTTCGGAAGCCGGAAAGATCCCCCGGCAAGTTGGATTTCTTCTGGAAGGGGTAATTCGTTTCTGCTATTACAACAACAAAGGCGAAGAGATCACTCATTCATTCAGTGAAGAGAATCATTTTGTTTCGGACCAGCAAAAGTTTGAGGCACAAGTGGTAGCTTCTGAGTATATACAGGCTGTTACCAATTGTAGATTGCTTGTTTTTTCAAAGAAAGACTGGGACGAGATCGGAAATACAATTATTTGCTGGGAAGCTATAAAAGGTCTGATAGAAAAAAATTGTTTGTTAAAAACGATTGAAAGAAGGAGCCCATTAGTTTCAGAAGATGCAACCACCCGTTATTTATCTTTTATTGAACAATTCCCTGGCCTTGTCAATCGTATTCCTCTTTCTCATATCGCCTCTTACCTCGGGATCACTCAACAGTCATTGAGCAGGATAAGAAAAAATATCCGTTGA